The following coding sequences lie in one Candidatus Limnocylindria bacterium genomic window:
- a CDS encoding pyridoxamine 5'-phosphate oxidase family protein: MASAPPVTEIDLTEFSEIVDNARTDGERGQNTGAVATANDGRPDVALKGSLMVWDADHLAWWERGRAETEAAVRANPQVAVMVRNIVRDRRTLRFYGEARIVDDAELRERVWQRVSQVEKDTDPEQQGVAVLVRIDRVRAGKFDIQRR; this comes from the coding sequence ATGGCCTCCGCCCCTCCCGTCACCGAGATCGACCTCACCGAGTTCTCCGAGATCGTCGACAACGCCCGCACCGACGGCGAGCGCGGCCAGAACACCGGTGCGGTCGCGACGGCGAACGACGGACGCCCCGACGTCGCACTGAAGGGCAGCCTCATGGTCTGGGATGCCGACCACCTCGCCTGGTGGGAGCGCGGCCGCGCGGAGACCGAGGCCGCGGTGCGCGCCAACCCGCAGGTGGCGGTGATGGTGCGGAACATCGTGCGCGACCGGCGGACGCTGCGCTTCTATGGCGAGGCGCGCATCGTCGATGACGCCGAGCTGCGCGAGCGCGTCTGGCAGCGCGTGAGCCAGGTCGAGAAGGACACCGATCCGGAGCAGCAGGGGGTCGCTGTTCTGGTGCGCATCGACCGCGTGCGCGCCGGCAAGTTCGACATCCAGCGGCGCTAA